The Actinocatenispora sera genome has a window encoding:
- a CDS encoding tellurite resistance/C4-dicarboxylate transporter family protein, protein MNGELDRFASTVPPGAGAAVMGTAILSTGMAGVPVLWLSYVLVAIAAVLWLALAVLFLTRLLVHRARWVADADVPPSLTGVAGTCVLGTRLTILGWLPVSVALLALAAALWLVLLPLVLMHWKTPTVGVNFLLCVSTQALAVLAASVAIAEQLRWLAIVAGVLFLAGLVAYVSVLVTFDFRQVALGVGDHWVAGGALAISTLAATKLYLAAGLLGVSGGVLRVAALVLWALAAGWYLVLAVGEAIWRRPHYDVRRWSTVFPLGMTATAAINLGVAAQLPGIRTAGQVLIWPALVVWAAVAYGAANRLRSAALDVRGTP, encoded by the coding sequence ATGAACGGGGAGTTGGATCGGTTCGCGTCGACGGTGCCGCCGGGGGCCGGCGCGGCGGTGATGGGTACCGCGATCCTTTCCACCGGCATGGCCGGTGTGCCGGTGCTGTGGCTGTCGTACGTGCTGGTCGCGATCGCCGCGGTGCTGTGGCTGGCGCTCGCGGTGCTGTTCCTGACCCGGCTGCTGGTGCACCGGGCCCGCTGGGTGGCGGACGCCGACGTGCCGCCGTCGCTGACCGGGGTGGCCGGTACCTGCGTGCTCGGTACCCGGCTGACCATCCTCGGTTGGCTGCCGGTGTCGGTGGCGCTGCTGGCGCTGGCCGCGGCGCTGTGGCTGGTGCTGCTGCCGCTGGTGCTCATGCACTGGAAGACGCCGACGGTCGGGGTCAACTTCCTGCTGTGCGTCTCCACCCAGGCGCTCGCGGTGCTGGCCGCCTCGGTCGCGATCGCCGAGCAGCTGCGCTGGCTGGCGATCGTGGCCGGGGTGCTGTTCCTCGCCGGCCTGGTGGCGTACGTCAGCGTGTTGGTGACGTTCGACTTCCGGCAGGTCGCGCTCGGCGTGGGCGACCACTGGGTGGCCGGCGGTGCGCTGGCCATCTCGACCCTGGCCGCCACCAAGCTGTACCTCGCCGCCGGCCTGCTCGGTGTTTCCGGCGGGGTGTTGCGGGTGGCGGCGCTGGTGCTCTGGGCGCTCGCCGCCGGCTGGTACCTGGTGCTCGCGGTCGGTGAGGCGATCTGGCGCCGGCCGCACTACGACGTGCGCCGCTGGTCGACGGTCTTCCCGCTCGGGATGACCGCGACCGCCGCCATCAACCTCGGGGTCGCCGCGCAGCTGCCGGGGATCCGTACCGCCGGGCAGGTGTTGATCTGGCCGGCGCTCGTGGTGTGGGCGGCGGTCGCGTACGGCGCGGCGAACAGGCTGCGCAGCGCGGCACTCGACGTGAGGGGGACCCCGTGA
- a CDS encoding TetR/AcrR family transcriptional regulator translates to MVAKADGLRARKMARTREGIAATALDMFAERGYEQVTIEEIAAAAEVAPSTVYRHFATKEQLALHHIGGGLAAVLERLRAIPVDAPIGDALTEALIGALARYDETVDVPRALAAQDLMAANPAVRAAMHGEVAEFRRELADEMRHRLAGTADTVVPALAGALVAAVYELALEAWYAAGGRTPSRQFAAEAIEVLALGGIPLPRQDIGSARGSLDALLAANADTPATSRHRAVERP, encoded by the coding sequence ATGGTGGCGAAGGCGGACGGGCTGCGGGCGCGCAAGATGGCGCGCACCCGGGAAGGCATCGCCGCCACGGCGCTGGACATGTTCGCCGAGCGCGGGTACGAGCAGGTCACCATCGAGGAGATCGCCGCCGCCGCCGAGGTGGCGCCGAGCACCGTGTACCGGCACTTCGCGACCAAGGAGCAGCTCGCGCTGCACCACATCGGCGGCGGGTTGGCCGCCGTGCTGGAGCGGCTGCGGGCGATTCCGGTGGACGCGCCGATCGGCGACGCGCTGACCGAGGCGCTGATCGGCGCGCTCGCCCGGTACGACGAGACGGTCGACGTGCCGCGCGCGCTGGCCGCACAGGACCTGATGGCCGCCAACCCGGCGGTACGAGCGGCGATGCACGGCGAGGTCGCCGAGTTCCGGCGCGAGCTGGCCGACGAGATGCGACACCGGCTGGCCGGTACCGCCGACACGGTCGTCCCGGCACTGGCCGGCGCGCTGGTCGCGGCGGTGTACGAGCTGGCCCTCGAAGCCTGGTACGCGGCGGGCGGCCGCACCCCGAGCCGGCAGTTCGCCGCGGAGGCGATCGAGGTACTGGCGCTGGGCGGCATCCCGCTGCCCCGGCAGGACATCGGCTCCGCCCGGGGCAGCCTGGACGCGCTGCTCGCCGCGAACGCCGACACCCCCGCCACCAGCCGGCACCGCGCCGTCGAGAGGCCCTGA
- a CDS encoding MMPL family transporter, producing the protein MSGLLYRLGRFAHCRRWWVIAAWLVVLVGMATAAVTLRGTLADTFSVPGTPAQQTIDQLHRSFPAASGGSAQVVVQAPAGHNLLEPDIQREVSAASARLDHLDGVVGALSPYQAKTISGGDHRTGYISIQFVQPDQEVGDATKDRIQHLAGQLRHDGLRAEVGGQAFSSASQVGGTEAIGVVVAVVVLLIVFGSLIPALLPLVTALVGVGIGYLGITALSGAISMNSVAPVLALMIGLAVGIDYALFVVSRHRGQLRAGMPVGESIGRANATAGSAVVFAGTTVFIALAALSVVNIPFLTIMGLAAAGTVIVSVLVAVTLLPALLAVAGRRLDAVPLPILRRRQDRAGGQRGLGARWAGFVTRRRVPVVIAGLIVLGVLAIPAPKLSLGLPDAGAEPAGSGSRAAYELIADNFGPGFNGPLVVAADLRGTAAPAKAALAVRQRLAGKGVTAVAAPTFNADRTTAIITVIPSTGPNDAQTKDLVQRIRDDAGSIHRATGARIGVTGSTALYIDISSRLSAALPVFVLIVVGLSLVLLAFAFRSLLVPVKAAVGFVLSLLAAIGGVVAVYQWGWLAGAFHVAESGWVLSFLPILLIGVLFGLAMDYEVFLVSRMREEHNRHGDPQAAVRTGFRHGARVVTAAALIMISVFAGFVFGDNTTVASMGFALALGVLLDAFLVRMTLVPAVMSLLGRAAWWLPRWLDRILPRVDVEGAPEPDRTPQPVA; encoded by the coding sequence ATGTCGGGTCTGCTCTACCGCCTGGGCCGGTTCGCCCACTGCCGCCGCTGGTGGGTCATCGCCGCCTGGCTGGTCGTCCTGGTCGGCATGGCCACCGCGGCGGTGACGCTCAGGGGCACCCTGGCCGACACGTTCAGCGTGCCCGGCACCCCCGCCCAGCAGACCATCGACCAGCTGCACCGCAGCTTCCCCGCCGCGTCCGGCGGCAGCGCCCAGGTGGTCGTGCAGGCGCCCGCCGGCCACAACCTGCTCGAACCGGACATTCAGCGGGAGGTGTCCGCCGCCTCCGCCCGGCTCGACCACCTCGACGGCGTCGTCGGCGCGCTCAGCCCGTACCAGGCGAAGACGATCTCCGGCGGCGACCACCGCACCGGCTACATCTCCATCCAGTTCGTCCAGCCCGACCAGGAGGTCGGCGACGCCACCAAGGACCGGATCCAGCATCTTGCCGGGCAGCTGCGCCACGACGGGCTGCGCGCCGAGGTCGGCGGCCAGGCGTTCAGCAGCGCCTCCCAGGTCGGCGGTACCGAGGCGATCGGCGTCGTCGTCGCGGTGGTGGTGCTGCTGATCGTCTTCGGCTCGCTGATCCCGGCGCTGTTGCCGCTGGTCACCGCGCTGGTCGGGGTTGGCATCGGGTACCTCGGGATCACCGCGCTGTCCGGCGCGATCTCGATGAACAGCGTGGCGCCGGTGCTCGCGCTGATGATCGGGCTGGCGGTCGGCATCGACTACGCGCTGTTCGTGGTGTCCCGGCACCGGGGCCAGCTGCGTGCCGGGATGCCGGTCGGCGAGTCGATCGGGCGGGCCAACGCCACCGCCGGCTCGGCCGTGGTGTTCGCCGGTACCACCGTGTTCATCGCGCTCGCCGCGCTGTCGGTGGTCAACATCCCCTTCCTGACGATCATGGGCCTGGCCGCCGCCGGTACGGTCATCGTCTCGGTACTGGTCGCCGTCACCTTGCTGCCCGCGCTGCTCGCGGTGGCCGGCCGCCGGCTCGACGCGGTACCGCTGCCGATCCTGCGGCGCCGGCAGGACCGTGCCGGCGGGCAGCGGGGGCTCGGCGCCCGCTGGGCCGGCTTCGTCACCCGGCGCCGGGTACCGGTGGTGATCGCCGGGCTGATCGTGCTGGGCGTCCTCGCCATCCCGGCACCGAAACTGAGCCTCGGGCTGCCGGACGCCGGCGCCGAACCGGCCGGTTCCGGCAGCCGCGCCGCATACGAGCTGATCGCGGACAACTTCGGGCCCGGCTTCAACGGGCCGCTCGTGGTGGCCGCCGACCTGCGCGGCACCGCCGCCCCGGCGAAGGCCGCCCTCGCCGTCCGCCAGCGGCTGGCCGGCAAGGGCGTGACCGCGGTGGCCGCACCGACGTTCAACGCCGACAGGACGACCGCGATCATCACCGTGATCCCGTCCACCGGCCCGAACGACGCGCAGACCAAGGACCTGGTGCAGCGGATCCGGGACGACGCCGGCTCGATCCACCGGGCCACCGGCGCGCGGATCGGCGTGACCGGCAGTACCGCGCTCTACATCGACATCTCGTCCCGGCTGTCCGCCGCGCTGCCGGTGTTCGTGCTGATCGTCGTCGGGCTGTCGCTGGTACTGCTGGCGTTCGCCTTCCGCTCGTTGCTGGTACCGGTCAAGGCCGCGGTCGGGTTCGTGCTGTCGCTGCTCGCCGCGATCGGCGGCGTGGTCGCCGTGTACCAGTGGGGTTGGCTCGCGGGTGCCTTCCACGTCGCCGAGTCCGGCTGGGTACTCAGCTTCCTGCCGATCCTGCTCATCGGCGTGCTGTTCGGGCTGGCGATGGACTACGAGGTGTTCCTGGTGTCCCGGATGCGCGAGGAGCACAACCGGCACGGCGACCCCCAGGCCGCGGTACGCACCGGGTTCCGGCACGGTGCCCGGGTGGTCACCGCCGCCGCGCTGATCATGATCTCGGTGTTCGCCGGCTTCGTGTTCGGCGACAACACGACGGTCGCCTCGATGGGCTTCGCGCTGGCGCTCGGCGTGCTGCTGGACGCCTTCCTGGTCCGGATGACCCTGGTACCGGCGGTGATGTCGCTGCTCGGCCGCGCCGCCTGGTGGCTGCCCCGCTGGCTGGACCGGATCCTGCCGCGCGTCGACGTCGAGGGCGCCCCGGAACCGGACCGCACCCCGCAGCCCGTCGCCTGA
- a CDS encoding MOSC domain-containing protein, whose protein sequence is MRLSRIRIYPVKSTRGSELAEASVEPWGLRDDRRWLVVAADGEALTARTNDRMLTVTATPTADGLVLAAPGYEPLTVVHPAADAEPLPTPISRLDRCRAAGKAADDWLSEVLAEPVRLGWQDDPRRRAVGETHGGRPGDHVSLADDAPLLLTTIASLDRLNEWVSATRAERGEPAGDPLSMVRFRPNVVVDGVAEPFVEDGWDRVTIGSVPFRFAERCDRCVLTTIDPDTRIHGKEPIRTLSRHRREDGKVWFGVRLIPLATGIIRLDDPITLG, encoded by the coding sequence ATGCGGCTGAGCAGGATCAGGATCTATCCCGTCAAGTCGACCAGGGGCAGCGAGCTGGCCGAGGCGTCGGTCGAGCCGTGGGGGCTGCGCGACGACCGGCGCTGGCTGGTCGTCGCCGCCGACGGCGAGGCGCTCACCGCCCGGACCAACGACCGGATGCTCACGGTGACCGCGACGCCGACGGCGGACGGTCTCGTGCTGGCCGCCCCTGGGTACGAGCCGCTGACGGTGGTGCACCCGGCCGCGGACGCCGAGCCGCTGCCCACCCCGATCAGCCGGCTGGACCGGTGCCGCGCCGCCGGCAAGGCCGCCGACGACTGGCTGTCCGAGGTGCTGGCCGAGCCGGTGCGGCTGGGCTGGCAGGACGATCCGCGCCGCCGGGCGGTCGGCGAGACGCACGGCGGCCGGCCCGGCGACCATGTCAGCCTGGCCGACGACGCCCCGCTGCTGCTGACCACGATCGCGTCGCTGGATCGGCTCAACGAGTGGGTGTCCGCCACCCGGGCGGAACGCGGCGAGCCGGCCGGCGACCCGCTGTCGATGGTGCGGTTCCGGCCGAACGTGGTGGTCGACGGCGTGGCGGAGCCGTTCGTCGAGGATGGCTGGGACCGGGTCACGATCGGCTCGGTACCGTTCCGGTTCGCCGAGCGGTGCGACCGGTGCGTGCTCACCACCATCGACCCGGACACCCGGATCCACGGCAAGGAGCCGATCCGTACGCTGTCGCGGCACCGGCGCGAGGACGGCAAGGTGTGGTTCGGCGTCCGGCTGATCCCGCTGGCCACCGGCATCATCCGGCTCGACGACCCGATCACGCTCGGCTGA
- a CDS encoding nucleoside/nucleotide kinase family protein, which translates to MATGPDGTSGATDIVGVDAAVAAARVLADRPGLGMLGIVGPPGAGKSTLAERIVAELGDTACLLPMDGFHLANATLDRLGRADRKGAPDTFDAAGYVATLRRIRAGSEIVYAPRFHREIEESYAAELAVDPATARLVVTEGNYLLLGEPPWSAVRGQLDACWYVAVDEALRLRRLVNRHLGYGRSPAVAHAWAHGSDQRNAELVMRTRAAADATVQL; encoded by the coding sequence GTGGCCACCGGCCCGGACGGGACGAGCGGCGCGACCGACATCGTGGGCGTGGACGCCGCGGTGGCCGCCGCGCGGGTCCTCGCGGACCGACCGGGCCTTGGCATGCTCGGCATCGTCGGGCCGCCCGGCGCCGGCAAGAGCACGCTGGCCGAACGGATCGTCGCCGAGCTCGGCGACACCGCGTGCCTGCTGCCGATGGACGGCTTCCACCTCGCGAACGCCACCCTCGACCGGCTCGGCCGGGCCGACCGCAAGGGCGCGCCGGACACGTTCGACGCCGCCGGGTACGTCGCGACGCTGCGCCGGATCCGGGCCGGCAGCGAGATCGTCTACGCGCCCCGGTTCCACCGCGAGATCGAGGAGTCGTACGCGGCGGAACTCGCCGTCGACCCGGCGACCGCCCGGCTGGTCGTCACCGAGGGCAACTACCTGCTGCTCGGCGAACCACCCTGGTCGGCGGTGCGCGGGCAGCTCGACGCCTGCTGGTACGTGGCGGTCGACGAGGCGCTGCGGCTGCGCCGGCTGGTGAACCGGCATCTCGGGTACGGCCGGTCGCCGGCGGTGGCGCACGCCTGGGCGCACGGCAGCGACCAGCGCAACGCCGAGCTGGTGATGCGGACCCGAGCCGCCGCCGACGCCACCGTCCAGCTCTGA
- a CDS encoding membrane protein produces the protein MRTYRELFGVAEFRAVFGVQCLAIASASVGSLALGTITYAATGNAVWSGLAMFGGPLLRVIASWFLLSASDLLRPRQALLLVAAVTTVANGLQAIPGLPWGARFVVLALPWVVMSATGGSTLALVADILPEGSYVFGRATLNIAIGGMQIVGYGLGGVLLAALDASELFLVAAGASALAVLLVAVGIGDHPPRSTARAVVRRARTVNLALLRSPLVRPVYLAGWIPNGLVVGCESLFVPLAGSHAGYLYAATAAGMLVGDVVVGRFVPARIRDRLVEPLRFLLAAPYLLFLLRPALPVGLVLGFVASAGYAASLPLQDRLVRNTEQSIRGQVLGLNSTGMMAMQAIGALVAGLLTQSFGGGAAAAATAVGLVGCASLATTALLVPGLRRSRVLDAAARPAPVAAPSDT, from the coding sequence GTGCGTACCTATCGGGAACTGTTCGGGGTGGCCGAGTTCCGGGCCGTGTTCGGCGTCCAGTGCCTCGCCATTGCGTCCGCTTCGGTGGGCAGCCTGGCGCTGGGCACCATCACGTACGCGGCCACCGGCAACGCGGTGTGGTCCGGCCTGGCCATGTTCGGCGGGCCGCTGCTGCGGGTGATCGCGTCGTGGTTCCTGCTGTCCGCCTCGGACCTGCTCCGGCCGCGGCAGGCGTTGCTGCTGGTCGCGGCGGTGACCACGGTGGCCAATGGCCTGCAGGCGATCCCGGGACTGCCGTGGGGTGCGCGGTTCGTCGTCCTCGCCCTGCCCTGGGTGGTGATGTCGGCGACCGGTGGGTCGACCCTCGCGCTCGTCGCCGACATCCTGCCGGAGGGCAGCTACGTGTTCGGCCGGGCCACGCTCAACATCGCGATCGGCGGCATGCAGATCGTCGGGTACGGGCTGGGCGGCGTGCTGCTCGCCGCCCTCGACGCCAGCGAGCTGTTCCTCGTCGCGGCCGGGGCCTCGGCGCTCGCGGTACTGCTGGTCGCGGTGGGTATCGGTGACCACCCGCCACGGTCGACGGCCCGCGCGGTGGTGCGCCGGGCTCGCACGGTGAACCTGGCGCTGTTGCGCTCCCCGCTGGTACGGCCGGTCTACCTGGCGGGGTGGATCCCGAACGGGCTGGTCGTCGGCTGCGAGTCGCTGTTCGTTCCGCTCGCCGGCAGTCACGCCGGCTACCTGTACGCGGCGACCGCCGCCGGCATGCTCGTCGGCGACGTCGTGGTCGGCCGGTTCGTCCCCGCGCGGATCCGGGACCGGCTCGTCGAACCGCTGCGGTTCCTGCTGGCCGCGCCGTACCTGCTGTTCCTGCTCCGGCCGGCGCTGCCGGTGGGGCTGGTGCTCGGATTCGTCGCCTCCGCCGGGTACGCGGCGAGCCTGCCGCTGCAGGACCGGCTGGTCCGAAACACCGAGCAGTCGATCCGCGGGCAGGTTCTCGGCCTCAACTCGACCGGGATGATGGCGATGCAGGCGATCGGTGCGCTGGTCGCCGGGCTGCTCACGCAGTCGTTCGGTGGCGGCGCGGCGGCCGCGGCGACCGCGGTGGGGCTCGTCGGTTGCGCGTCGCTCGCCACCACCGCGCTGCTGGTACCGGGGCTGCGCCGGTCCCGGGTACTCGACGCCGCGGCGCGACCCGCGCCGGTCGCCGCCCCGAGCGACACCTGA
- a CDS encoding ArsR/SmtB family transcription factor, with the protein MDLLARARFAVSPRAEIVAALKALVHPTDATDRAFHAAHRQAFADMLAAMPRRRALLECSFRARRGDRPGWLAGYLSAPPIAPGASIQDELAALAAVPTATLRTDLAETAMRPLPPALRGARLAEVATGLLGWVWTHTLDTDWPRRERILRADIVARTARLAAHGWAAVLRDLGRHREWVGDGELRINSFDRPTRVLPGDAELYFVPVHANGTWAGWAEPHAYAIYYPVTGRLADTDARRTGGLPGLIGANRAALLRLLHEPASPTRLATALDLPIGAVGNHLRVLLQAGVVLRRRSGRAVLYWRTPLGDALVAADAG; encoded by the coding sequence GTGGATCTGTTGGCGCGGGCGCGGTTTGCCGTCTCGCCGCGGGCCGAGATCGTCGCGGCGTTGAAGGCGCTCGTCCATCCGACCGACGCCACCGACCGTGCCTTCCACGCGGCACACCGGCAGGCGTTCGCCGACATGCTGGCCGCGATGCCGCGCCGGCGGGCGCTGCTGGAGTGCAGCTTCCGGGCCCGTCGCGGCGACCGGCCCGGCTGGCTCGCGGGCTACCTGTCGGCGCCGCCGATCGCGCCCGGCGCGAGCATCCAGGACGAGCTCGCCGCGCTTGCCGCCGTCCCCACCGCGACGCTGCGCACCGACCTGGCGGAAACGGCGATGCGGCCGTTGCCGCCCGCGCTGCGCGGCGCCCGGCTGGCCGAGGTGGCCACCGGGCTCCTGGGCTGGGTCTGGACGCACACGCTGGACACCGACTGGCCGCGGCGGGAACGCATCCTGCGCGCCGACATCGTGGCCCGGACCGCTCGGCTCGCCGCCCACGGCTGGGCCGCGGTACTGCGGGACCTCGGCCGGCACCGCGAATGGGTGGGCGACGGCGAGCTGCGGATCAACAGCTTCGACCGGCCGACCCGGGTGCTGCCCGGCGACGCCGAGCTGTACTTCGTCCCGGTGCACGCGAACGGCACCTGGGCCGGCTGGGCCGAACCGCACGCGTACGCCATCTACTACCCGGTGACCGGCCGGCTCGCCGACACCGACGCCCGGCGTACCGGCGGGCTGCCCGGGCTGATCGGCGCGAACCGGGCGGCCCTGCTGCGGCTGCTGCACGAGCCGGCCAGCCCGACCCGCCTCGCCACCGCGCTGGACCTGCCGATCGGCGCGGTCGGCAACCACCTGCGGGTGTTGCTGCAGGCCGGCGTGGTGCTGCGCCGCCGCTCCGGCCGCGCGGTGCTGTACTGGCGTACGCCGCTCGGCGACGCCCTGGTCGCCGCCGACGCCGGCTGA
- the ligA gene encoding NAD-dependent DNA ligase LigA produces the protein MTVPVAQIVDAAAYIQAVEEAVAAAAAYYAGGGSPLDDDAYDALVRGIAAWEAAHPDEVSPDSPSGKVAGGAAEGDVPHTVAMLSLDNVFSPEQFEAWAASLARRLGHDVERFSVEPKLDGLAIAARYVGGRLVRLITRGDGTAGEDVSHAIGTLEGLPAELAVPVTVEVRGEVLMTTVQFEQANEARVTHGGEPFANPRSAAAGSLRARDRAYVATMTFFCYGLLPLPDTDDALAARLAEGAHGELMTLAAEFGVHTTATTQVPGSIAGSVEEVLARITRIAAVRPDLPFGIDGIVIKADRAADQRAAGAGSRAPRWAIAYKLPAVEKITRLIEVEWNVGRTGIIAPRGVLEPVEIDGATITYATLHNPADITRRDLRLGDRVMVHRAGDVIPRIEAPVAHLRTGDEQPIAFPEVCPRCGSDIDTSQERWRCVQGRNCHLVASLSYAVGRDQLDIEGLGGTRVVQLVEAGLVADLADLFTLTREQLLGLDRMGETSADNLLAALAAARTQPLSRVLCALGVRGTGRSMSRRIARYFATMDAIRAADAEALQQVDGIGGEKAPSIVAELAELAPLIDKLAAAGVNMTEPGAAPPSATAEEPREGEDVTADPDAGPLAGMTVVVTGAMSGPLAKLSRNEMNELIERAGGRSASSVSKKTSLVVAGDNAGSKRSKAEDLGIRLASPDEFAALVAELLEPSSS, from the coding sequence ATGACGGTGCCTGTTGCGCAGATCGTGGATGCCGCCGCCTACATCCAGGCGGTCGAGGAGGCGGTGGCGGCCGCCGCGGCCTACTACGCGGGCGGCGGCTCGCCGTTGGACGACGATGCGTACGACGCGCTGGTGCGCGGCATCGCGGCGTGGGAGGCCGCGCACCCGGACGAGGTGTCGCCCGACTCCCCGTCCGGCAAGGTGGCCGGCGGTGCGGCGGAGGGCGACGTGCCGCACACCGTGGCGATGCTGAGCCTGGACAACGTGTTCTCGCCGGAGCAGTTCGAGGCGTGGGCGGCGTCGCTGGCCCGGCGGCTCGGCCACGACGTGGAACGGTTCAGCGTCGAGCCGAAGCTGGACGGGTTGGCGATCGCCGCCCGCTACGTCGGCGGGCGGTTGGTCCGGCTCATCACCCGGGGAGACGGCACGGCGGGGGAGGACGTTTCGCACGCGATCGGCACCCTGGAGGGCCTGCCGGCCGAGCTGGCGGTGCCGGTGACCGTCGAGGTGCGCGGCGAGGTGCTGATGACCACCGTGCAGTTCGAGCAGGCGAACGAGGCGCGGGTGACGCACGGCGGGGAGCCGTTCGCCAATCCGCGCAGCGCGGCGGCGGGCAGCCTGCGCGCCCGAGACCGCGCGTACGTGGCGACGATGACGTTCTTCTGCTACGGCCTGCTGCCGCTGCCGGACACCGACGATGCCCTGGCCGCCCGGCTGGCCGAGGGTGCCCACGGTGAGCTGATGACGCTGGCCGCCGAGTTCGGCGTGCACACGACCGCCACGACCCAGGTGCCCGGCAGCATCGCCGGCAGCGTCGAGGAGGTGCTCGCCCGGATCACCCGGATCGCGGCGGTGCGACCCGACCTGCCCTTCGGCATCGACGGCATCGTGATCAAGGCCGACCGCGCCGCCGACCAGCGGGCCGCGGGCGCGGGCTCACGCGCCCCGCGGTGGGCGATCGCCTACAAGCTGCCCGCCGTGGAGAAGATCACCCGGCTGATCGAGGTGGAGTGGAACGTGGGCCGCACCGGCATCATCGCCCCGCGCGGCGTGCTGGAACCGGTCGAGATCGACGGCGCCACCATCACCTACGCGACGCTGCACAACCCGGCCGACATCACCCGCCGTGACCTGCGCCTGGGCGACCGGGTCATGGTGCACCGGGCGGGCGATGTCATCCCGCGCATCGAGGCACCCGTCGCGCACCTGCGCACCGGAGACGAGCAGCCGATCGCGTTTCCCGAGGTGTGCCCGCGGTGCGGCTCGGACATCGACACCAGCCAGGAACGCTGGCGCTGCGTGCAGGGTCGCAACTGCCACCTGGTGGCGTCGCTGTCGTACGCGGTGGGCCGCGACCAGCTCGACATCGAGGGGCTGGGCGGCACCCGCGTCGTGCAACTGGTCGAGGCCGGGCTGGTGGCCGATCTCGCCGACCTGTTCACCCTCACCCGCGAGCAGCTGCTCGGCCTGGACCGGATGGGCGAGACCAGCGCCGACAACCTGCTCGCGGCCCTGGCCGCGGCCAGGACGCAGCCGCTGTCGCGGGTGCTGTGCGCGCTCGGCGTGCGCGGCACCGGCCGGTCGATGTCGCGGCGGATCGCCCGGTACTTCGCCACCATGGACGCCATCCGCGCCGCCGATGCCGAAGCGCTGCAACAGGTCGACGGCATCGGCGGCGAGAAGGCGCCGTCCATCGTCGCCGAGCTCGCGGAGCTCGCGCCGCTGATCGACAAGCTCGCCGCGGCCGGGGTGAACATGACCGAACCCGGCGCCGCTCCCCCCTCGGCGACCGCCGAGGAACCGCGCGAGGGCGAGGACGTGACCGCGGACCCGGACGCCGGGCCGCTCGCCGGGATGACCGTGGTGGTCACCGGCGCCATGAGCGGTCCGCTGGCGAAGCTCAGCCGCAACGAGATGAACGAGCTGATCGAACGCGCCGGCGGCCGTTCCGCCAGCAGCGTGTCGAAGAAGACGAGCCTGGTCGTCGCGGGCGACAATGCCGGCTCGAAACGTAGCAAGGCCGAGGACCTCGGCATCCGCCTCGCCTCGCCCGACGAGTTCGCCGCCCTCGTCGCAGAACTGCTCGAACCGAGCAGCTCCTGA
- a CDS encoding GNAT family N-acetyltransferase, translated as MTERVEWVPVTPERYQEWLAPVRARLVERAGTGIAAPESTVDRALAAALPDGAGTPGQHLLSARIGGEPAGQAWLGLSGRTACVHDLVGERLLPALERYAAGRGADAVKITVLDRDRRFAQQLAEQGYRVINTQMRIALADAADAGPRRELRTMTADQWSAFRANQERDYAAEMLRAGQCASAAEASERAVREMAELLPAGRDTPDQQFLMGYAAGEPVGFVWYSTDPDSAFVLDLLVYEQHRRRGHAAGMLRAMHDRCRDAGLTAVGLSVFGFNDGARALYDALGYHPTEQVLVKRLGSTPEPTR; from the coding sequence ATGACGGAGCGGGTCGAGTGGGTGCCGGTCACCCCGGAGCGGTACCAGGAGTGGCTCGCGCCGGTGCGCGCCCGCCTGGTCGAGCGTGCGGGCACCGGCATCGCGGCGCCCGAGTCGACGGTCGACCGGGCGCTGGCCGCCGCGCTGCCGGACGGAGCCGGAACCCCCGGCCAGCACCTGCTGTCCGCGCGGATCGGGGGCGAGCCGGCCGGTCAGGCCTGGCTCGGCCTGTCCGGGCGTACCGCCTGCGTGCACGACCTGGTGGGGGAGCGGCTGCTGCCGGCGCTGGAACGGTACGCCGCCGGGCGGGGCGCCGACGCCGTCAAGATCACCGTGCTCGACCGGGACCGGCGGTTCGCCCAGCAGCTCGCCGAGCAGGGATACCGGGTGATCAACACCCAGATGCGGATCGCGCTGGCCGACGCGGCCGACGCCGGTCCCCGGCGTGAGCTGCGCACGATGACAGCAGACCAGTGGAGCGCGTTTCGGGCCAACCAGGAGCGCGACTACGCGGCGGAAATGCTGCGCGCGGGCCAGTGCGCCAGCGCGGCGGAGGCCAGCGAACGCGCGGTGCGGGAGATGGCGGAGCTGCTCCCGGCCGGCCGCGACACCCCCGACCAGCAGTTCCTGATGGGCTACGCCGCCGGTGAGCCGGTCGGTTTCGTCTGGTACAGCACGGATCCCGACTCGGCGTTCGTTCTCGACCTGCTGGTGTACGAGCAGCACCGCCGGCGGGGCCATGCCGCCGGCATGCTGCGCGCGATGCACGACCGTTGCCGCGACGCCGGCCTGACCGCGGTCGGGCTGTCGGTGTTCGGCTTCAACGACGGCGCCCGCGCCCTGTACGACGCCCTCGGCTACCACCCCACCGAACAGGTCCTCGTCAAGCGACTCGGCTCGACGCCCGAGCCGACCCGGTAG